Proteins encoded by one window of Cylindrospermum stagnale PCC 7417:
- a CDS encoding serine/threonine-protein kinase: MIGRLLDQRYQVVELLGKGGFGHTYIAQDTRRPGNPTCVVKHLKPATSDPDFLPIARRLFNTEAESLETLGNHDQIPRLLAYFEENEEFYLVQEFIEGQPLSSEMPRGERWSEEQVITLLQDVLPILEFIHSHGVIHRDIKPDNLIHRASDNKIVLVDFGAVKQVKSFSLVTSENLKNETIAVGTPGFMPSEQGQGRPRPCSDIYALGMTAIQALTGLSPQQLGEDAVSGEISWQHHAQISNQLASVLNKMVRHYFKYRYQSATEALKAVAPLTSTNSPAAVASAVNQVLGNYLADGYVSATKVVQYLQELAKPCYVPPDEVTTAGSTTESVTDVTTIAIPAKEQALLATTPVNPSPLPSGSRWRLDSILKSPQKSRALIGVGAAIAVITFGIISSNRSQQLALKSTENTVKPVTSNPNQASEQKQSCLIVTSSSNLRSSSGQRRTGKVIKANTKVTATGKTEGGWIEISSPEPGWIWKGRTRNTCPNK, encoded by the coding sequence ATGATCGGCAGATTACTAGACCAGCGATACCAGGTGGTCGAACTATTAGGCAAAGGCGGATTTGGGCATACTTATATCGCTCAAGATACTCGCCGTCCTGGAAACCCTACTTGCGTTGTCAAACATCTCAAACCCGCTACTAGCGACCCGGATTTTTTGCCAATAGCTAGACGCTTGTTTAATACGGAAGCCGAATCTTTGGAAACTTTGGGCAACCATGACCAGATTCCCCGACTTTTAGCTTACTTTGAGGAAAACGAAGAATTTTATTTGGTGCAGGAGTTTATCGAGGGACAGCCGCTGTCGTCAGAAATGCCACGGGGAGAACGGTGGAGCGAAGAGCAGGTTATTACACTACTACAAGATGTTTTACCAATTCTAGAATTTATTCATAGTCATGGGGTGATTCACCGCGATATCAAACCCGACAATTTAATCCACCGTGCTTCGGACAATAAAATAGTCTTGGTTGATTTTGGTGCTGTCAAGCAAGTCAAGAGCTTCTCACTCGTAACTTCAGAAAATCTGAAAAACGAAACTATTGCTGTTGGTACTCCAGGTTTTATGCCAAGTGAGCAGGGTCAGGGTAGACCGCGTCCTTGTAGTGATATTTATGCATTAGGTATGACTGCTATTCAAGCTCTTACAGGCTTGAGTCCTCAGCAGTTGGGAGAGGATGCTGTGAGTGGGGAGATATCTTGGCAGCATCATGCTCAAATCAGCAACCAATTGGCATCTGTGTTGAATAAGATGGTACGCCATTACTTTAAATACCGCTACCAGTCGGCAACCGAGGCACTAAAGGCAGTCGCTCCCCTCACCAGTACCAACTCACCGGCAGCTGTAGCATCTGCCGTGAATCAGGTGTTAGGTAACTATTTGGCTGATGGCTATGTGTCTGCAACCAAGGTGGTGCAATATCTTCAGGAACTGGCAAAGCCTTGCTATGTGCCGCCAGATGAGGTAACAACTGCTGGGTCTACTACAGAATCAGTAACCGATGTAACTACGATCGCCATCCCCGCTAAAGAGCAGGCACTGTTAGCTACTACTCCTGTTAATCCCTCTCCATTACCCAGCGGTTCCCGGTGGCGCTTGGATTCTATTTTGAAGTCTCCTCAAAAATCGCGAGCGCTCATCGGGGTAGGTGCGGCGATCGCTGTAATTACTTTCGGAATAATTTCTAGTAATCGCTCACAACAACTCGCTCTCAAGTCTACTGAAAATACAGTTAAGCCAGTAACAAGTAATCCGAATCAAGCATCTGAACAAAAACAAAGTTGTCTGATTGTTACTAGCTCATCAAATTTGCGTTCTTCATCTGGACAGAGGAGAACGGGGAAAGTTATTAAAGCAAATACTAAGGTAACAGCTACTGGAAAAACCGAGGGTGGTTGGATAGAAATTAGTTCTCCAGAACCGGGTTGGATTTGGAAGGGCCGGACAAGAAACACCTGTCCTAACAAATAG
- the ylqF gene encoding ribosome biogenesis GTPase YlqF, producing MAITQNYKLNLIQWYPGHIAKAEKNLKEQLKRVDVVLEVRDARIPLATNHPQINEWVGDKKRVLVLNRLDMIMPKVRSLWIDWFREQGEFVYFTNAQHGEGITAVAKAAQAAGIELNQRRRDRGMLPRPVRAVVIGFPNVGKSALINRLIGKRVVASEARPGVTRQLRWVRISDQLQLLDAPGVIPARLENQTAALKLAICDDIGEASYDNQLVAAALVDLLNEIQYAEPDLLPKLPLKSRYELDSTPYTGDEYLQALAEHRYKGDIERAARQMVTDFRKGLLGEIPLDLPPSGMA from the coding sequence ATGGCCATAACTCAAAACTACAAATTAAATCTGATTCAATGGTATCCAGGTCACATTGCTAAAGCTGAAAAAAATCTCAAAGAGCAGCTAAAGCGCGTAGATGTGGTGTTGGAAGTCCGAGATGCCCGTATTCCCTTGGCGACAAACCATCCCCAAATAAATGAATGGGTGGGGGATAAGAAGCGAGTATTGGTACTTAATCGGCTAGATATGATTATGCCGAAAGTGCGATCGCTCTGGATCGATTGGTTTCGCGAACAGGGAGAATTTGTTTATTTTACCAATGCTCAACATGGTGAAGGCATCACAGCCGTAGCAAAGGCCGCCCAAGCTGCGGGGATAGAACTCAATCAAAGAAGACGCGATCGCGGAATGTTACCCCGTCCAGTCCGTGCTGTCGTCATTGGTTTTCCCAATGTCGGTAAATCAGCCTTAATTAACCGTCTCATAGGAAAGCGCGTGGTAGCCAGTGAAGCTCGTCCTGGGGTAACTCGCCAATTACGCTGGGTGCGAATTTCCGATCAGTTACAATTGCTAGATGCTCCTGGTGTCATCCCTGCTAGATTAGAAAATCAAACAGCAGCATTGAAACTAGCCATTTGCGACGATATCGGCGAGGCATCTTACGATAATCAGCTAGTCGCAGCAGCATTAGTAGATTTACTCAATGAAATCCAATATGCAGAGCCTGACTTATTGCCCAAGCTCCCCTTAAAGTCTCGCTATGAACTCGATTCTACACCGTATACCGGAGACGAGTACTTGCAGGCATTAGCGGAGCATCGTTACAAAGGTGATATCGAACGCGCAGCTAGGCAGATGGTAACAGATTTTCGCAAAGGGCTTCTCGGAGAAATCCCCCTTGATTTACCACCGAGTGGAATGGCTTAA
- a CDS encoding glyoxalase/bleomycin resistance/dioxygenase family protein, protein MQYAHALVTIAAVNFENLVNFYTKLLEQNPANLIPNVYAEFQLAGLRLGIFKPKQIHESEFNISANSPLSLCLEVSNLELAIAHLAFLGYPPPGEITTASHGREIYAYDPNGNRLILHQSHN, encoded by the coding sequence ATGCAATATGCTCATGCACTCGTCACGATAGCGGCGGTTAATTTTGAGAATTTGGTGAATTTCTATACCAAGTTACTAGAACAGAACCCAGCCAACCTGATTCCCAATGTCTATGCTGAATTTCAGCTTGCTGGTTTGCGATTAGGTATTTTTAAACCAAAACAAATACATGAATCGGAATTTAACATCAGTGCCAACAGTCCGCTAAGTTTGTGTTTAGAGGTGAGTAATTTAGAATTGGCGATCGCACATCTGGCATTTTTGGGTTATCCGCCACCCGGAGAAATTACCACTGCGTCCCACGGTAGAGAAATTTACGCCTACGATCCTAACGGCAATCGTTTAATTTTACATCAATCCCACAACTAA
- a CDS encoding type II toxin-antitoxin system RelE/ParE family toxin, producing MKRYLTNNGISPFYNWFDSLQDRKVKAKIRARLDRVEEVNLGDYKSLGSGVYELRIDYGSGYRIYFSQKGLTIIILLCGGDKSTQEKDLENPARGKIQYLHWRGEN from the coding sequence ATTAAGCGTTATCTCACAAATAACGGAATAAGTCCTTTCTATAATTGGTTTGATTCTCTACAAGATAGAAAAGTAAAAGCTAAAATCAGAGCTAGACTTGACAGGGTAGAAGAGGTTAATTTAGGCGATTATAAATCACTTGGATCTGGGGTTTATGAACTGAGAATTGATTACGGTTCTGGGTATCGTATATACTTTAGTCAAAAGGGGTTAACAATTATTATTCTTTTGTGCGGTGGTGATAAAAGCACCCAGGAAAAAGATCTAGAGAATCCTGCGCGGGGAAAAATTCAATATCTACACTGGCGAGGAGAGAATTAG
- a CDS encoding Uma2 family endonuclease translates to MFKYNPLECLPSSAELPDSDDTPVDNELQILIPNLLLAILATIWQTRDDWFFGINMGIYFTPSKPAIVPDGFLSLGVERFVGEHGRSSYVLWEEEGIPPVLALEIVSQTYNGEYEQKKLDYAQLGILYYVIYAPTRLRRRRQRLEVYRLVEGKYILQPGDEVWMPEVGLGIGREGGTYQGITREWLFWYDESGDRYSTPEELAVKQQQQLEQSQQQLQELLTRLQQKGIDPDTI, encoded by the coding sequence ATGTTCAAATACAATCCTTTAGAGTGCCTACCTTCATCGGCAGAATTACCAGATTCTGATGATACTCCCGTGGATAACGAACTACAAATCTTAATTCCCAATTTATTATTAGCCATCTTAGCCACCATCTGGCAAACCCGTGATGACTGGTTTTTTGGTATTAACATGGGAATTTATTTTACACCCAGTAAACCTGCCATTGTTCCCGATGGTTTTTTGAGTTTGGGTGTAGAAAGATTTGTTGGGGAACATGGACGTTCCAGCTATGTCCTTTGGGAAGAAGAAGGAATTCCGCCAGTTTTAGCATTAGAAATTGTTTCTCAAACTTATAACGGTGAATACGAACAAAAGAAACTAGATTATGCCCAGTTAGGCATTTTGTATTATGTCATTTATGCGCCAACACGGCTACGTCGCAGACGTCAACGTTTAGAAGTTTATCGCTTAGTTGAAGGCAAATATATTTTACAACCTGGGGATGAAGTCTGGATGCCAGAAGTTGGTTTAGGCATTGGCAGAGAAGGCGGAACTTATCAAGGAATCACGCGAGAATGGTTGTTTTGGTATGATGAAAGTGGTGACAGATATTCTACACCAGAAGAATTAGCAGTTAAGCAACAGCAACAGCTAGAGCAAAGTCAACAACAGCTACAGGAACTTTTAACGAGGTTACAACAGAAGGGAATTGACCCAGATACAATATAG
- a CDS encoding Coq4 family protein, whose protein sequence is MGYRYINQLATTENIQKFLEFVDLAAGSGVDTNNVFDLDDRFRDSPQMQITMKKLAEDPTSVQMIAEKYMGSDYDLETMLKMPKKSLGWTYAKVVNALGYDPKFYRLRPMDSDVDYVLNRWRKTHDLHHILTGFALDSQGELGVISVTVAQIGLPVFLFLDLIALLMSFLNAGKNDQGLEKLKFSFDLISAGIQMGREAKLLFPIKWEEGFERPLDEWREELNIKPILAGNFSWYSNPILQEAIS, encoded by the coding sequence ATGGGTTACAGATACATCAATCAACTTGCAACCACAGAGAATATTCAAAAGTTTCTAGAATTTGTCGATTTAGCTGCGGGGTCTGGTGTAGATACCAATAATGTTTTTGATTTAGATGACCGATTTCGAGATAGTCCGCAAATGCAAATTACGATGAAAAAACTGGCAGAAGATCCAACTTCTGTGCAAATGATTGCCGAGAAGTATATGGGATCTGATTATGATTTAGAAACGATGTTAAAAATGCCAAAAAAATCATTAGGTTGGACTTATGCTAAAGTAGTAAATGCCTTAGGCTACGACCCCAAATTTTATCGTCTGCGCCCTATGGATTCGGATGTAGATTATGTGTTGAATCGTTGGCGTAAAACCCATGACTTACATCACATTTTGACAGGTTTTGCCCTTGATTCTCAAGGAGAGTTAGGAGTCATTTCTGTTACAGTTGCTCAAATAGGTCTGCCAGTATTTTTATTTCTTGACTTAATTGCATTACTAATGAGTTTTCTCAATGCTGGAAAGAACGACCAAGGATTAGAAAAACTCAAGTTTTCGTTTGATTTAATTTCAGCAGGAATTCAGATGGGAAGGGAAGCAAAACTTTTATTTCCCATCAAGTGGGAGGAAGGATTTGAACGACCTTTAGATGAATGGCGAGAGGAATTAAATATTAAACCGATTTTGGCAGGAAATTTTAGTTGGTACAGTAATCCTATATTGCAGGAAGCCATCTCTTAA
- a CDS encoding class I fructose-bisphosphate aldolase, translated as MTATLLEANYIESLLGKEAEDLLTYKAKVSQDLLHLPGADFIDRVWLNSDRHPQVLRNLQQLYSAGRLANTGYLSILPVDQGIEHSAGASFAPNPIYFDPENIIKLAIEGSCNAVATTLGVLGSVSRKYAHKIPFIAKLNHNELLTYPNQYDQIMFADVEQAWNLGAVAVGATIYFGSEQSTRQIQFVSQAFKQAHEFGLVTVLWCYLRNSAFKQDQDYHVAADLTGQANHLGVTIEADIIKQKLPECNNGYGAVAKATGKSYGKTDERVYTELTTDHPIDLTRYQVLNCYCGRAGLINSGGATGKNDFAEAVRTAVINKRAGGTGLISGRKTFQRPFEEGVKLFHAIQDVYLSPLITIA; from the coding sequence ATGACTGCAACACTCTTAGAAGCCAATTACATCGAATCATTGCTAGGGAAAGAAGCCGAAGACCTGCTCACCTACAAAGCAAAAGTTTCACAGGATTTGCTACATCTACCAGGGGCGGATTTTATAGACCGAGTTTGGTTAAATAGCGATCGCCATCCTCAAGTATTGCGAAATCTCCAGCAGCTTTACTCTGCTGGTCGTCTGGCAAATACTGGCTACCTCTCCATCTTACCAGTAGACCAAGGAATTGAACATTCAGCCGGAGCATCTTTTGCACCAAATCCGATTTACTTTGACCCAGAAAATATTATCAAGCTGGCAATAGAAGGCAGTTGCAATGCTGTAGCTACAACCCTGGGCGTATTGGGCAGTGTTTCCCGCAAGTATGCCCACAAAATCCCTTTTATTGCCAAACTCAATCACAACGAACTGCTAACGTATCCTAACCAATATGACCAGATAATGTTTGCTGATGTGGAACAAGCTTGGAATTTGGGTGCGGTGGCGGTAGGTGCGACTATTTATTTTGGTTCAGAACAGTCTACCAGGCAAATTCAATTCGTTAGCCAAGCCTTTAAGCAAGCCCATGAATTCGGATTAGTCACAGTACTCTGGTGTTATCTGCGAAATAGCGCTTTTAAACAAGATCAAGATTATCACGTCGCCGCTGACCTTACCGGACAGGCTAATCATTTGGGTGTAACCATCGAAGCAGACATAATTAAACAAAAGTTACCCGAATGCAACAACGGTTATGGTGCAGTAGCCAAAGCCACAGGTAAAAGTTACGGCAAAACTGATGAGCGGGTTTATACAGAATTAACCACCGATCACCCAATTGATTTAACTCGTTACCAAGTACTCAATTGCTATTGTGGACGTGCAGGACTAATTAATTCTGGAGGCGCAACTGGTAAAAATGATTTTGCCGAAGCTGTTCGCACTGCTGTAATTAACAAACGGGCTGGCGGTACAGGATTAATTTCTGGGCGGAAGACATTCCAGCGTCCCTTTGAAGAAGGAGTGAAGCTGTTTCACGCTATTCAAGATGTTTATTTGTCACCTCTAATCACGATAGCCTGA
- a CDS encoding CAP domain-containing protein encodes MYSNGHRANLLTAKISKFGYGIVTRADGQIYAVQMFSNELPSGEFCQMQISTGIVGYP; translated from the coding sequence TTGTATAGTAATGGGCATCGCGCCAATCTCCTCACCGCCAAGATCAGCAAATTTGGTTATGGAATTGTTACTAGGGCAGATGGTCAGATTTATGCTGTGCAGATGTTTAGCAATGAGCTACCGTCTGGGGAATTCTGCCAAATGCAAATCTCGACCGGGATTGTGGGATATCCTTAA
- a CDS encoding pyridoxal phosphate-dependent aminotransferase, with product MKLAARVSQVTPSITLAIAAKAKALKAEGIDVCSFSAGEPDFDTPAHIKAAAAKALDEGKTKYGAAAGEPKLREAIAHKLKTDNGLDYKSENVIVTNGGKHSLYNLIVALIDPGDEVIIPAPYWLSYPEMVTLVGGVSVIVQTDASTGYKITPEQLRKAITPKTKLFVLNSPSNPTGMVYTPEEIKALAQVVVDADIFVVSDEIYEKILYDGAEHISIGSLGKEIFNRTLISNGFAKAYSMTGWRIGYLAGPVEIIKAASSIQGHSTSNVCTFAQYGAIAALQSNQDCVEEMRQAFAKRRQVMLDRLNAIPGLSTVKPDGAFYLFPDISKTGLKSLEFCDALLEEHQVAVIPGVAFGADHNIRLSYATDMTTIEKGLDRLDKFVRSRI from the coding sequence ATGAAGCTGGCAGCAAGAGTAAGTCAGGTAACACCCTCCATAACCTTAGCGATCGCAGCTAAAGCTAAGGCTCTAAAGGCAGAGGGCATAGATGTTTGTAGTTTCAGCGCTGGAGAACCAGATTTTGATACCCCAGCGCATATCAAAGCCGCAGCAGCAAAAGCTTTGGATGAAGGCAAAACCAAGTATGGTGCAGCAGCTGGAGAACCAAAGTTAAGGGAAGCGATCGCCCACAAGCTCAAAACTGATAACGGTCTTGATTACAAGTCAGAAAATGTGATCGTCACTAATGGTGGTAAGCATTCGCTGTACAACTTGATAGTGGCGCTAATTGATCCGGGTGATGAAGTAATTATCCCTGCTCCCTATTGGCTAAGTTATCCGGAAATGGTGACTTTAGTCGGTGGGGTGTCAGTTATTGTCCAGACAGATGCTTCAACGGGTTATAAAATTACACCCGAACAACTGCGTAAAGCCATCACACCCAAAACGAAGCTATTTGTCCTCAACTCCCCATCTAATCCCACAGGGATGGTTTACACGCCAGAGGAAATCAAAGCACTGGCTCAAGTAGTAGTTGATGCAGATATCTTCGTTGTTTCTGACGAGATTTACGAAAAAATTCTCTACGACGGTGCAGAACACATCAGCATTGGTTCCCTAGGGAAGGAAATTTTTAACCGCACCTTGATCAGCAATGGGTTTGCTAAAGCTTACTCGATGACGGGGTGGCGTATTGGCTATTTAGCAGGGCCAGTGGAAATTATCAAAGCTGCAAGTTCCATCCAAGGGCATAGTACCTCTAACGTGTGTACCTTTGCCCAATATGGTGCGATCGCGGCGCTACAAAGTAATCAAGACTGTGTGGAAGAAATGCGTCAAGCTTTCGCTAAACGGCGACAAGTGATGTTAGACAGACTCAACGCCATTCCTGGACTGAGTACTGTAAAACCTGACGGCGCTTTTTACCTGTTCCCAGATATCAGCAAAACCGGGCTTAAATCCCTGGAATTTTGTGACGCCTTGTTGGAAGAACACCAAGTTGCAGTAATTCCGGGAGTTGCTTTCGGTGCTGATCACAATATTCGCCTTTCCTACGCCACCGATATGACAACTATTGAAAAGGGCTTGGATAGGTTAGATAAATTTGTGCGATCGCGCATTTAG
- a CDS encoding Dabb family protein, producing MPQVQHIVLLNFKEEVTTEKIIYLFGLLAELQQLIPGITYFSGGQNSSPEGLNQGYTHGFVMTFSSVEARDAYLPHSEHERVKSEILKCIESVLAFDIDSNS from the coding sequence ATGCCACAAGTGCAACACATCGTTCTACTAAACTTCAAAGAAGAAGTTACAACTGAGAAAATTATTTATTTGTTCGGACTACTGGCAGAACTTCAGCAATTAATTCCAGGTATCACCTACTTTTCTGGTGGACAAAATTCTAGTCCCGAAGGACTAAACCAAGGCTACACTCACGGATTTGTCATGACTTTTTCTAGTGTTGAGGCTAGAGATGCCTATTTACCCCACTCCGAACACGAAAGAGTTAAGTCTGAAATCTTGAAATGCATCGAAAGTGTCCTCGCCTTTGATATTGACTCGAATTCCTGA
- a CDS encoding TPR domain-containing glycosyltransferase gives MSLSLCMIVKNEEAALPKCLSSVKDIVDEIVVLDTGSSDRTPEVAKAYGARVYHFQWCNDFSAARNEALKYVTGDWILVLDADETLKPEIVPALQEAVSRDEYLLINLVRQEVGAEQSPYSMVSRLFRHHPDIRFERPYHASVDDSVAVILRQEPHWEVGYLPGVAILHSGYQKRAIAQFNKFAKAQATMEEFLATHPHDPYVCSKLGALYVETGKIAQGMDLLMRGIAATEENYEILYELHYHLGIAYSHLQKSPEAISQYQAAIKLPIYPMLKLGAYNNLGNLFKTSGDFNGAKAAYETALKIDPNFIAGHYNLGMIFKALGLFTDAIASYQKAIRLNPNYAEAYQNLGVVQLKVGNVKASLTAFGNAIAIHKQHNPQEAERLRQGLREMGLM, from the coding sequence ATGAGTCTAAGTCTGTGCATGATTGTGAAAAATGAAGAAGCTGCACTGCCTAAATGCTTGAGCAGTGTTAAGGATATTGTAGATGAAATTGTGGTTCTAGATACAGGTTCAAGCGATCGCACTCCAGAAGTCGCAAAAGCCTACGGGGCAAGGGTTTATCACTTTCAATGGTGTAATGACTTCAGTGCTGCCCGAAATGAAGCCCTAAAATACGTCACAGGTGACTGGATTTTGGTCTTGGATGCCGATGAAACGCTGAAACCGGAAATTGTGCCGGCGCTGCAAGAAGCAGTCAGTAGGGACGAATATCTGCTGATTAATCTGGTTCGTCAAGAAGTTGGGGCGGAACAATCACCTTATTCTATGGTTTCTCGGCTATTTCGCCATCACCCAGATATTCGCTTTGAACGTCCTTATCATGCTTCGGTGGATGACAGTGTGGCGGTAATTTTAAGGCAAGAACCTCATTGGGAGGTAGGCTATTTACCAGGGGTGGCAATTCTCCATTCAGGATATCAAAAAAGGGCGATCGCACAATTCAACAAATTTGCTAAAGCTCAAGCCACAATGGAAGAGTTCCTCGCAACCCATCCTCATGACCCCTATGTGTGCAGTAAGTTAGGGGCATTGTATGTAGAAACTGGGAAAATCGCCCAAGGTATGGATTTACTGATGCGCGGAATCGCTGCTACTGAAGAGAACTATGAAATTTTGTATGAATTGCACTACCATTTGGGCATTGCTTACAGTCATCTGCAAAAGTCCCCAGAGGCAATTTCTCAGTATCAAGCTGCCATTAAGTTGCCGATTTATCCGATGCTGAAACTGGGCGCATACAACAATCTGGGCAATTTATTTAAAACATCTGGAGATTTTAACGGTGCAAAAGCCGCTTATGAAACAGCTTTGAAGATTGACCCTAATTTTATCGCCGGACATTATAACTTAGGAATGATATTTAAGGCTTTGGGTTTATTTACAGATGCGATCGCATCTTACCAAAAAGCTATCCGCTTAAATCCCAACTATGCCGAGGCTTATCAAAATTTAGGGGTAGTGCAGTTAAAGGTGGGCAATGTTAAAGCTAGTTTAACAGCCTTTGGAAATGCGATCGCTATTCACAAACAGCACAACCCCCAAGAGGCGGAACGACTACGCCAGGGATTGCGAGAGATGGGTTTGATGTGA